The following proteins are co-located in the Oncorhynchus clarkii lewisi isolate Uvic-CL-2024 chromosome 30, UVic_Ocla_1.0, whole genome shotgun sequence genome:
- the LOC139389855 gene encoding E3 ubiquitin-protein ligase KCMF1-like, giving the protein MSRHEGVSCDACLKGNFRGRRYKCLICYDYDLCASCYEGGATTTRHTTEHAMQCILTRVDFDLYYGGEALSVEQPQAFTCPYCGRMGYTETSLQEHVAAEHTETSSEVICPICASLPGGDPNHVTDDFAAHLTLEHRAPRDLDESSGVRHVRRMFHPGRGLGGPRARRSNMHFTSSTSGGSSTTQTSTQSSNYNREAMDPIAELLSQLSGVRRSAGGQLSSGPSASQLQQLQMQLQLERQQTQAARQQLETARSATQRSSRTSTNAGLNANPSPGHHNANPSSNSTSPNPGHHEFTTHTQHSNSQFLLNRLSEPRLSEAERQLSEGQWADRSLFVTELLLSTLLADPDHSEDDDLHDYHDAVIRGSDAFSDFGTFGDMGCVEVMTLDVALENLNLREQKEQRPPPL; this is encoded by the exons ATGTCCCGTCATGAAG GTGTGAGCTGCGATGCGTGTTTGAAGGGTAACTTCCGGGGGCGGCGGTACAAGTGTTTAATTTGCTACGACTACGACCTGTGTGCGTCGTGCTACGAGGGCGGAGCCACGACCACCAGGCACACAACAGAACACGCCATGCAGTGCATACTAACCAGGGTCGACTTCG ACCTATATTATGGAGGAGAGGCCTTGTCAGTGGAGCAGCCACAGGCCTTTACCTGTCCCTACTGTGGCAGGATGGGCTACACGGAGACCTCCCTTCAGGAGCACGTTGCTGCAGAGCACACAGAGACCTCCTCAGAGGTG atcTGTCCCATATGTGCTTCGCTGCCCGGCGGGGACCCTAATCACGTGACTGACGACTTCGCTGCTCATCTCACACTTGAACACAGAGCCCCCAGAGACTTG GATGAGTCGAGCGGGGTGCGGCACGTGCGTAGGATGTTCCACCCGGGTCGGGGTCTAGGGGGGCCGAGGGCCCGTCGATCCAACATGCACTTCACCTCCTCAACCTCCGGGGGGAGCTCTACCACACAGACCTCTACACAGAGCTCCAACTACAACAGGGAGGCCATGGATCCTATAGctg AGCTTCTCTCCCAGTTGTCGGGGGTGCGTAGGTCGGCGGGCGGACAGCTGAGTTCAGGTCCTTCAGCATCCCAGCTACAGCAGCTCCAG atGCAGCTCCAGTTGGAGCGGCAACAAACCCAGGCTGCCAGACAGCAATTGGAGACGGCCCGGAGTGCCACGCAACGCAGCAGCCGTACCTCCACCAACGCAGGGCTGAATGCCAATCCAAGCCCAGGGCATCACAACGCCAACCCCAGTTCCAACTCTACCAGCCCCAACCCAGGGCATCACGAGTtcaccacacacactcagcacAGCAACTCCCAGTTCCTCCTCAACAG ACTGAGTGAGCCGAGGTTGTCGGAGGCGGAGCGTCAGCTGAGTGAGGGCCAGTGGGCGGATCGCTCTCTCTTCGTCACGGagctcctcctctccaccctgctGGCCGATCCCGACCACAGCGAAGATGACGATCTCCATGACTACCACGACGCCGTGATCCGAGGTTCTGACGCGTTCAGTGATTTCGGCACCTTCGGAGACATGGGCTGCGTGGAGGTCATGACCTTGGACGTGGCGTTGGAGAACCTCAACCTCCGAGAACAAAAGGAGCAGCGACCCCCGCCTCTTTGA